A part of Prevotella melaninogenica genomic DNA contains:
- a CDS encoding YggS family pyridoxal phosphate-dependent enzyme, whose product MFDVAKNLHEVLRNLPDGVKLVAISKFHPNEYLEAAYREGQRIFGESQVQELTRKVETLSKDIEWHFIGHLQTNKVKYIAPYISMIEAVDTLKLLKEINKQAAKYNRVINVLLELHIAKEESKYGFTPDACRELLESGEWKQLKNVHISGLMMMASNVDDRNQIKKEMTMAADLFDELKAKYFADDPDFKERSWGMSHDYDIAVECRSTMVRVGTTIFGPRVY is encoded by the coding sequence ATGTTTGATGTAGCAAAGAATTTACACGAGGTGCTTAGGAATCTTCCTGATGGTGTGAAGTTGGTTGCCATCAGTAAGTTTCACCCAAATGAATACTTAGAAGCTGCTTATCGTGAAGGGCAGCGTATCTTTGGTGAGAGTCAGGTACAAGAACTTACACGTAAGGTTGAGACACTTTCAAAAGATATAGAGTGGCACTTTATTGGTCATCTTCAGACCAATAAAGTGAAGTATATTGCACCCTATATTTCTATGATTGAAGCTGTTGACACTTTGAAGTTATTGAAAGAAATCAATAAGCAAGCTGCGAAGTACAACCGTGTTATCAATGTTCTTCTCGAACTTCATATTGCAAAAGAAGAATCTAAATATGGTTTTACTCCAGATGCTTGTCGAGAACTATTAGAGAGTGGCGAATGGAAGCAACTCAAGAATGTACATATCTCGGGATTAATGATGATGGCATCGAATGTAGATGACCGTAATCAGATTAAGAAGGAGATGACAATGGCAGCCGACCTCTTTGATGAACTGAAAGCTAAGTATTTTGCTGATGATCCTGATTTCAAGGAGCGTTCGTGGGGTATGAGTCACGATTACGACATAGCCGTAGAATGTCGTTCAACAATGGTTCGCGTGGGTACAACTATCTTTGGACCACGTGTTTATTAA
- a CDS encoding DUF4494 domain-containing protein, with protein sequence MRSRTSTWFETRVRYDKTMEDGQNKKVIEQYVVDALSFSEAEEFITEEMSHYVSGEFDVKAISPAPFGEIFFSDIDTDDKWFKAKLAFITLDEKTEKEKRTSVTYLVQAHSVSGAVKHVDEVMGSTMIDYEIVAITETKIMDVFEHRAGKKNEKPEFEK encoded by the coding sequence ATGAGAAGTAGAACGAGCACTTGGTTTGAAACGCGAGTTAGATATGACAAGACTATGGAAGATGGCCAGAACAAGAAAGTCATTGAACAGTATGTGGTTGATGCACTCAGTTTCTCTGAGGCTGAGGAGTTTATCACAGAGGAGATGTCACATTATGTTAGCGGTGAGTTTGACGTGAAAGCTATTTCACCAGCACCATTCGGTGAGATTTTCTTTAGCGATATTGATACTGATGATAAGTGGTTCAAGGCAAAGCTTGCTTTCATCACGTTGGACGAAAAGACAGAAAAGGAGAAGCGCACTTCTGTAACCTATCTTGTTCAGGCTCATTCTGTAAGTGGGGCTGTCAAGCATGTAGATGAGGTGATGGGTTCAACAATGATTGATTATGAGATTGTTGCCATTACTGAAACAAAGATAATGGATGTCTTTGAACATCGTGCTGGAAAGAAGAACGAAAAACCAGAGTTCGAGAAGTAA